A genomic region of Methanobrevibacter boviskoreani JH1 contains the following coding sequences:
- a CDS encoding HEAT repeat domain-containing protein, whose protein sequence is MGKYTVEEAILKLKDDDVEIRKDAVKSLDGVTDEAAIDPLIEATTDDNAQVRFKAAQTLGNMGDLAVDKLIAKFNNASGQDKRFLTFALKETYSDKTIDALVSAVDDEDFGVRKTAIRGLGSLQARDKMDDIAKGLEDEDWGVRLSAIYALGDLATPESVALIKKARRAEKDEDFKKSCKKALKKADKLMKSGAKPTVSKAKPMKDIKALEKEDPEEAAREYEIHIKEGAKSQEPYKRAAIIYRKTNRYDDEVRVLNTAIENLSRLNPGKEEWFQKRLDKLTK, encoded by the coding sequence ATGGGAAAATACACTGTTGAAGAAGCGATTTTAAAACTTAAAGATGATGATGTGGAGATAAGAAAGGATGCTGTTAAAAGTTTAGATGGAGTAACTGATGAGGCAGCTATTGATCCTTTAATTGAAGCAACTACTGATGATAATGCACAAGTAAGATTTAAAGCTGCCCAAACCTTGGGAAACATGGGTGATTTGGCAGTTGATAAATTAATTGCTAAATTTAATAATGCATCTGGTCAGGATAAAAGATTTTTAACCTTTGCACTTAAGGAAACATATAGTGATAAAACGATTGATGCCCTTGTAAGTGCTGTTGATGATGAGGATTTTGGTGTTAGAAAAACAGCTATTAGGGGTTTAGGTTCACTTCAAGCAAGAGATAAGATGGATGATATTGCAAAGGGTCTTGAAGATGAGGACTGGGGTGTAAGACTTTCAGCTATTTATGCACTGGGAGATCTTGCAACACCGGAATCAGTTGCACTTATTAAAAAGGCAAGACGTGCTGAGAAGGATGAAGATTTTAAGAAATCTTGTAAGAAAGCACTTAAAAAAGCAGATAAATTAATGAAATCAGGAGCTAAACCTACAGTATCTAAAGCAAAACCTATGAAAGATATTAAAGCTTTAGAGAAAGAAGATCCCGAGGAAGCTGCAAGGGAATATGAAATACATATTAAGGAAGGTGCTAAAAGTCAGGAACCTTATAAAAGAGCGGCTATTATCTACCGTAAGACAAACAGGTATGACGATGAGGTAAGGGTTTTAAATACAGCTATCGAAAATTTATCTAGATTAAATC